The following are encoded in a window of Campylobacter sp. RM16189 genomic DNA:
- a CDS encoding ATP-binding protein has product MIFTLFFLFGTICVWFYYASGDVKFLVLAGFLLASFLIYLLAGNKAQNKNDVERAFAKTPNLGLLLVDESGIIKFINKKFEQIFNLESKIYYEREFNSLVLNSKELECLKSFLNLKNHPHENQNFIVCIDKIFYRLNVSSVLEGGVKFDGFIITASDVTHERELEEKQAEHHRMLISNAKMAVVGEMINSISHQQRQPLSSILLSLENIEDCLNEAKFDETRTHLSRCKNGIRLMDETISAFRSFYKNDNNIINFNVKDVINELAFIVKPQMNTNGILFEFECEEGEFIVCGMSSYVKQILLSLLSNAKDELVNFMQDDIYFEPRVWVGLQRAKGEICISVSDNGSGIKGDKERIFEPFFTTKEETGTGMGLYVAKILATDKLSGRLVLESAKEPTKFALYLKREVKEADNV; this is encoded by the coding sequence GTGATTTTCACTCTGTTTTTCTTGTTTGGGACGATTTGCGTTTGGTTTTATTACGCTAGCGGCGATGTTAAATTTCTGGTTTTGGCGGGCTTTTTGCTTGCTAGCTTTTTGATATATCTGCTTGCCGGCAATAAAGCACAGAACAAAAATGATGTAGAGCGAGCCTTTGCAAAGACTCCAAATCTGGGGCTTTTGCTCGTAGATGAAAGCGGAATAATCAAATTTATAAACAAAAAATTTGAGCAAATTTTTAATCTTGAAAGCAAAATATACTATGAGCGAGAATTTAACTCTCTCGTTTTAAATTCCAAAGAGCTTGAGTGCTTAAAAAGCTTTTTAAATCTTAAAAACCACCCTCACGAAAACCAAAATTTCATCGTCTGTATCGATAAAATTTTTTACCGATTAAACGTCTCAAGCGTGCTTGAGGGCGGAGTTAAATTTGACGGATTTATCATCACAGCAAGCGATGTGACGCACGAAAGAGAGCTTGAAGAAAAACAGGCCGAGCACCACAGAATGCTCATATCTAACGCAAAGATGGCGGTTGTGGGCGAGATGATAAACTCCATATCTCATCAGCAGCGCCAGCCTCTTAGCTCTATCTTGCTATCGCTTGAAAATATCGAAGACTGCTTAAATGAAGCCAAATTTGACGAGACAAGAACTCATCTAAGTCGCTGCAAAAACGGGATCAGGCTTATGGATGAGACGATAAGTGCTTTTAGAAGTTTTTATAAAAACGATAACAATATAATAAATTTTAATGTAAAAGATGTTATAAACGAGCTTGCGTTTATAGTAAAGCCGCAGATGAATACGAATGGAATTTTGTTTGAGTTTGAGTGCGAAGAGGGTGAATTTATCGTTTGCGGTATGTCTTCTTACGTGAAGCAAATTTTACTAAGCCTGCTTTCAAACGCCAAAGATGAGCTTGTGAATTTTATGCAAGATGATATATATTTTGAGCCCAGAGTTTGGGTGGGTTTGCAAAGGGCAAAAGGCGAAATTTGTATAAGCGTAAGCGATAACGGTAGCGGTATAAAAGGGGATAAAGAGCGTATCTTTGAGCCGTTTTTCACGACCAAAGAAGAGACGGGAACGGGCATGGGGCTTTATGTGGCTAAAATTTTAGCTACCGATAAGCTTAGCGGAAGACTTGTGCTTGAAAGCGCCAAAGAGCCCACGAAATTTGCGCTTTATCTAAAAAGAGAGGTTAAAGAGGCGGATAATGTATAG
- a CDS encoding cytochrome C, producing the protein MKKVLLSVTLACSLFAAGEVYTDVVKPLFSDATSTKSIGRLLPTNAVKISEDSGDRVKIVIRGYKNPAIDNVIYYSDSQRVIAAAFAKTAKIEYKTLEKGKNGKWDKVEAVAYTTKGEFVNEVSSMFARADQLYKDNCGICHGAHATDHYTANQWPGLVKSMLSRTAIDKKDEWLITQYLQKHSSDVK; encoded by the coding sequence ATGAAGAAGGTATTACTATCAGTAACGCTAGCCTGTTCGCTATTTGCCGCAGGAGAGGTTTATACGGATGTCGTTAAGCCGCTTTTTTCTGATGCGACTTCAACCAAGTCCATAGGCAGACTGCTTCCAACCAACGCAGTTAAGATAAGCGAAGATAGCGGAGATAGAGTAAAGATAGTCATCCGTGGCTACAAAAACCCTGCTATAGATAACGTGATCTACTATAGCGACTCACAGCGCGTTATAGCGGCTGCATTTGCTAAGACGGCTAAGATCGAGTATAAAACACTTGAAAAGGGCAAAAACGGCAAATGGGACAAAGTAGAAGCAGTTGCTTACACCACAAAGGGCGAATTTGTAAATGAAGTATCTTCTATGTTTGCAAGAGCCGATCAGTTATACAAAGATAACTGCGGTATTTGCCACGGTGCTCATGCGACCGATCACTATACTGCAAACCAATGGCCGGGTCTTGTAAAATCGATGCTTAGCAGAACCGCGATAGACAAAAAAGACGAGTGGCTCATCACGCAATATCTTCAAAAACACTCTTCGGATGTGAAGTAG
- a CDS encoding response regulator transcription factor — protein sequence MYSKIKEILKDVNLLLVEDDDDLREAIKSAIEHYVHEIYACRDAKEALECFGSRNINLIVSDINMPRMSGLKMASIIRKSDENVPILFLTAYDSDENMLSAIDVKSSGVLKKPFDKRELVMTMSFAANKFRSDFASVDLKNGFVFNAFTRELYKDGEVVALTKKEQALLHLFLKNQTRTVSFEMIEANVWQGESCTSDAIRSFVYKLRKKLYPELIQSAQGRGYKLCLNEECDRTVSEVGYV from the coding sequence ATGTATAGTAAGATAAAAGAGATATTAAAAGATGTGAATTTGCTTCTGGTCGAGGATGATGATGACTTAAGAGAGGCGATAAAAAGCGCGATAGAGCACTATGTGCATGAAATTTACGCTTGCAGGGACGCCAAAGAGGCGCTGGAGTGCTTTGGCTCGCGCAATATAAATTTGATAGTTTCTGACATCAACATGCCCAGAATGAGCGGTCTAAAAATGGCTTCGATCATCAGAAAGAGCGATGAGAACGTGCCTATTTTATTTCTAACTGCTTATGATAGCGATGAAAATATGCTAAGTGCGATCGATGTTAAGAGCTCGGGCGTGCTTAAAAAGCCTTTTGACAAACGCGAGCTAGTGATGACAATGAGCTTTGCGGCGAATAAATTTAGAAGCGATTTTGCAAGCGTTGATCTTAAAAACGGCTTTGTGTTTAACGCATTTACAAGAGAGCTTTATAAGGACGGTGAAGTCGTGGCGCTAACTAAAAAGGAGCAAGCGCTACTTCATCTGTTTCTTAAAAACCAGACGCGAACCGTTAGCTTTGAGATGATAGAGGCTAACGTGTGGCAAGGAGAGAGCTGCACGAGTGATGCGATACGCTCGTTTGTCTATAAACTTCGCAAGAAGCTATATCCTGAACTCATCCAAAGCGCTCAAGGTAGAGGCTACAAGCTCTGCTTAAACGAGGAGTGCGATAGGACGGTGAGCGAGGTTGGCTATGTTTGA